The proteins below are encoded in one region of Populus alba chromosome 2, ASM523922v2, whole genome shotgun sequence:
- the LOC118028100 gene encoding probable E3 ubiquitin-protein ligase ARI8 translates to MDDIHPSSESIKLESKINYYSDGFDDNEDPFFLSDDDLVGGDDGAADALLEDIREDEIDLLKQKQQDCKILNTTELRQRMEHDVAQVSAVLSVPKTEASILLRNYNWSVSKVNDAWFTDESAVREKVGLFVKPVIGSDIVSNKRKIIICGICFESHTSDRIRYADCGHLYCEICWSIYISTSINNDGAGCLMLRCPEPSCHAAIGQDMIDSLSSEEDRKKYSDFLLRSYVEDNRTTKWCPGPACEYAIEFSGADGIFDVTCHCFTSFCWNCKEECHRPMDCDTVKRWILKNSSESENVNYILAYCKPCPNCKRPIEKNHGCMHMTCRVCRYEFCWLCLGPWKGHMNCNRYMERTDTDDKRKKLAKESLEKYTHYFERWDANRKSKVKALADHQRVKDEEFKKLSVSQDIPEAHFEFISKAWLQVVECRRALEWSYSYGYYLPDNEPAKKQFFEYLQGEAESTLEKLHNCVENELKEFLDVDGLSKKFSEFRTKLVGLTTVTGNYFEKLVRALENGLSDVYSPGAKGLEDEVEDCWHCDRCTYANPSSIRSCKMCVPSDIDNVSVNE, encoded by the coding sequence ATGGACGACATCCACCCTTCAAGCGAAAGCATCAAGTTGGAGTCAAAAATCAATTACTACAGTGATGGGTTCGATGATAACGAGGATCCTTTTTTCTTATCTGATGATGATCTTGTTGGTGGTGATGATGGTGCTGCTGATGCCCTTTTGGAGGATATAAGAGAGGATGAAATTGACCTCCTCAAGCAGAAGCAACAGGACTGCAAAATCCTGAACACAACAGAGCTTCGTCAACGCATGGAGCATGATGTCGCTCAAGTCTCTGCCGTCCTCTCTGTACCCAAAACTGAGGCAAGTATCTTACTCCGTAATTATAACTGGTCTGTTAGTAAAGTCAATGATGCATGGTTTACTGATGAGTCTGCAGTCCGTGAAAAAGTCGGGTTGTTCGTGAAACCTGTGATAGGTTCTGATATTGTCTCCAATAAGAGGAAAATTATCATTTGTGGGATTTGTTTTGAATCCCACACCAGTGATAGAATCAGATATGCTGACTGTGGGCATCTTTATTGTGAAATTTGTTGGTCTATCTATATTAGCACATCAATTAACAATGATGGCGCTGGGTGTTTGATGTTGAGGTGTCCCGAGCCCTCTTGTCATGCTGCTATCGGTCAAGACATGATCGATTCATTATCATCTGAAGAAGATAGGAAGAAGTATTCTGATTTCCTTCTTAGATCTTATGTTGAAGATAATAGGACGACAAAGTGGTGTCCTGGCCCAGCCTGTGAGTATGCTATTGAATTTTCTGGTGCTGATGGAATCTTTGATGTCACTTGCCATTGTTTTACTAGTTTTTGCTGGAATTGCAAGGAGGAATGCCACCGTCCAATGGACTGTGACACTGTGAAAAGGTGGATTTTGAAGAACAGCTCAGAATCGGAAAATGTAAATTACATACTAGCTTATTGCAAGCCCTGTCCCAATTGCAAGAgaccaattgaaaaaaatcatgggtGTATGCACATGACATGCAGGGTTTGCCGCTACGAATTTTGTTGGTTATGTTTGGGTCCATGGAAAGGCCATATGAATTGCAACCGATACATGGAAAGAACTGATACAGATGACAAGAGGAAAAAATTGGCAAAGGAATCGTTAGAGAAATATACTCATTATTTTGAACGTTGGGATGCCAATCGAAAATCGAAGGTGAAGGCACTTGCAGATCATCAAAGAGTGAAAGATGAAGAGTTCAAGAAGCTGAGTGTGTCACAAGACATACCAGAGGCCCATTTCGAGTTCATATCAAAGGCGTGGCTACAGGTAGTTGAATGTAGGCGAGCACTGGAATGGAGTTATTCATATGGATACTACCTGCCTGACAACGAGCCTGCTAAAAAACAGTTTTTTGAGTACTTGCAAGGGGAGGCAGAGTCGACCCTGGAAAAGCTTCATAATTGCGTGGAGAACGAGCTGAAGGAGTTTCTTGATGTTGATGGCCTATCAAAGAAATTCAGCGAATTCCGAACAAAGCTAGTTGGACTGACCACCGTGACAGGGAATTACTTCGAGAAGCTTGTTAGAGCATTGGAGAATGGCCTATCTGATGTGTACTCCCCCGGGGCCAAGGGCTTGGAGGATGAAGTTGAAGATTGTTGGCATTGTGATCGCTGTACCTACGCTAATCCCTCCTCCATCAGAAGTTGCAAGATGTGTGTTCCGTCTGATATAGATAATGTTAGTGTTAATGAATGA
- the LOC118028098 gene encoding probable E3 ubiquitin-protein ligase ARI8 has product MADMNEFDDIDDYSPTDYSSDDDTDSSETSFTVLKEADICRCIEHEITGLSDVLSISKLEASLLLRHYNWNVCKVHDAWFVDEFGVRKKVGLLLEKPEEKQVSYDDLTCGICFESYSQDFIKSVTCGHPFCSECWGLYIHTNINDGPGCLVLRCPEPTCAAAVGDDVINELGFEEDRKKYYRYLARSYVESNKRRKWCPAPGCDYAIDFVGCDGDFDVTCVCSHSFCFNCCEERHRPVGCDTVEKWNLKNSSDSQNETWKKAYTKPCPMCQRPIEKNAGCMRMSCTTPCYHMFCWICLKDWSVHGYGGSCNRYVGNPQPEETSPLRQELLKYQHYYDRWAANEKSRQIALTDLGKVRNNHLKEISKLYGQPETQLEFLTEAWQQIVECRRVLKWTYAYGYYLADDDDAKAKLFEYLQGQAESSLERFHDCAERELKIFIDPDELSDSFDDFRLNLIQLTGVTKNYFKNLVTALENGLSDVASSSKQQKTSICRRLKVPAGETCNRMTTPEDRSSNLYTAITRTSANPNNTKAPKKTMGAAPEITTQTKRRTADNLTPQGEWSCEFCSYMNPGSAETCEACDRGAWTCQHCTYANPRTATTCQMCAETQ; this is encoded by the coding sequence AACGAGTTTGATGATATCGATGACTACTCACCCACGGATTACTCCAGTGATGACGATACTGACTCCAGTGAAACAAGCTTCACCGTCTTGAAAGAGGCCGATATTTGCCGATGTATCGAGCATGAGATCACAGGGTTATCTGATGTACTCTCAATATCGAAACTCGAGGCAAGTCTTCTACTTCGTCACTACAATTGGAATGTTTGTAAAGTACATGATGCGTGGTTTGTTGACGAATTCGGAGTCCGTAAAAAGGTAGGCTTGTTGCTGGAGAAGCCGGAAGAAAAACAAGTCAGTTATGATGATCTGACTTGTGGGATCTGTTTTGAATCTTATAGTCAAGATTTCATTAAATCTGTCACTTGTGGTCACCCTTTTTGTTCTGAATGCTGGGGACTTTACATTCACACAAACATCAATGATGGTCCTGGATGTTTGGTTCTAAGGTGTCCTGAACCAACATGTGCTGCTGCTGTTGGTGATGATGTTATTAACGAATTGGGGTTCGAAGAAGATAGGAAAAAGTACTATCGTTACCTTGCTAGGTCTTATGTAGAAAGCAACAAGAGGAGAAAGTGGTGTCCTGCTCCAGGTTGTGATTATGCTATTGATTTTGTCGGCTGCGATGGAGACTTTGATGTTACTTGCGTGTGCTCTCATTCATTTTGCTTTAATTGTTGTGAGGAAAGACATCGACCAGTAGGATGTGATACTGTGGAAAAATGGAATTTGAAGAACAGTTCAGACTCTCAAAATGAGACGTGGAAGAAAGCTTATACCAAGCCTTGTCCCATGTGCCAGAGACCGATTGAGAAGAATGCGGGATGCATGCGCATGTCATGCACAACTCCTTGTTATCATATGTTTTGCTGGATATGCCTTAAAGACTGGTCTGTTCATGGTTATGGTGGTTCTTGCAATAGGTATGTTGGAAATCCTCAGCCTGAGGAAACCAGTCCATTGCGGCAAGAGTTGCTTAAATACCAACATTATTATGATCGCTGGGCAGCCAATGAAAAGTCGAGGCAAATTGCTTTGACAGACTTGGGAAAGGTGCGGAACAATCATCTAAAGGAGATCTCGAAACTCTATGGCCAACCTGAGACTCAGCTTGAATTCTTGACCGAGGCCTGGCAGCAGATAGTTGAATGTCGACGGGTGCTGAAATGGACCTATGCATACGGGTATTACCTAGCGGACGATGACGATGCCAAGGCAAAATTATTCGAGTACTTGCAAGGGCAGGCGGAATCCAGTTTAGAAAGGTTTCATGATTGTGCAGAGAGGGAACTTAAGATATTTATTGATCCTGATGAACTTTCTGACAGTTTCGATGACTTTCGGTTGAATTTAATCCAGCTGACAGGAGTGACCAAAAATTACTTTAAGAATTTGGTTACAGCATTAGAGAATGGACTATCAGACGTGGCTAGCTCCTCGAAGCAACAAAAAACCTCGATCTGCAGAAGACTAAAAGTTCCAGCAGGCGAGACCTGCAACAGAATGACAACTCCTGAAGACAGGTCCTCGAATCTCTACACAGCTATAACAAGGACTTCTGCAAATCCAAACAATACAAAAGCACCCAAAAAAACAATGGGTGCTGCACCTGAGATTACAACTCAAACAAAGAGGAGAACTGCTGACAATTTGACACCTCAGGGTGAATGGTCTTGTGAGTTTTGTTCTTACATGAATCCGGGTTCAGCAGAGACATGCGAGGCATGTGATCGAGGAGCTTGGACTTGTCAGCACTGCACATATGCCAATCCCAGGACCGCAACCACATGCCAGATGTGCGCTGAAACCCAGTGA